From the Lathyrus oleraceus cultivar Zhongwan6 chromosome 4, CAAS_Psat_ZW6_1.0, whole genome shotgun sequence genome, one window contains:
- the LOC127073443 gene encoding homeobox protein knotted-1-like 4 produces the protein MAFHDHLQQEIAFQRFTEEEDEDRVPWMSNSVNARQQNFMHLEPERREKSMDRNRSESNCEREELSEYKAEILGHPLYDQLLSAHVSCLRIATPVDQLPRIDAQLQQSQRVLHKYSSIGIGNMDPKELDHFMTHYVLLLCAFKEQLQQHVRVHAMEAVMACWDLEQSLQSLTGVSSGEGTGATMSDDEDEQTESNAKLYNEGSSLDGIDTLGFGPLVPTETERSLMERVRLELKHELKQGYKEKIVDVREEILRKRRAGKLPGDTTSLLKAWWQSHSKWPYPTEEDKARLVQETGLQLKQINNWFINQRKRNWHANSSSSSNSKTKRKSAGDTSNQSFM, from the exons ATGGCTTTTCACGACCATCTCCAACAGGAAATAGCGTTCCAGCGATTCACGGAGGAAGAAGACGAAGATAGAGTACCATGGATGAGCAACAGCGTAAACGCGCGTCAACAGAATTTCATGCACTTGGAACCGGAGAGGAGAGAGAAAAGCATGGATCGGAACCGGAGCGAGAGCAATTGCGAAAGAGAAGAGTTAAGCGAATACAAAGCGGAGATATTAGGTCATCCACTTTACGATCAGTTGTTATCGGCTCATGTTTCGTGTCTCCGAATCGCAACTCCGGTGGACCAGCTTCCGAGAATCGATGCTCAGCTTCAACAATCGCAGCGCGTTCTTCACAAATACTCTTCCATTGGAATTGGAAACATGGATCCCAAGGAGCTTGATCACTTTATG ACGCATTATGTTCTTTTGCTGTGCGCTTTCAAAGAACAGCTGCAACAACATGTCCGCGTTCATGCCATGGAGGCAGTGATGGCTTGTTGGGATCTTGAGCAATCTCTGCAAAGCTTGACAG GTGTATCTTCGGGTGAAGGAACGGGAGCAACCATGTCAGACGATGAAGATGAGCAGACAGAAAGTAATGCCAAGTTGTACAACGAAGGAAGCAGCCTTGATGGCATTGATACTCTTGGATTTGGTCCTCTTGTCCCCACTGAGACTGAAAGGTCTCTGATGGAGCGTGTTAGGCTTGAACTCAAGCATGAGCTAAAACAG GGTTACAAGGAGAAAATTGTTGATGTAAGAGAAGAAATTCTACGAAAGAGAAGAGCTGGGAAGCTCCCTGGAGACACCACGTCACTTCTGAAAGCTTGGTGGCAATCACATTCTAAATGGCCCTATCCTACT GAGGAAGACAAAGCTAGACTAGTGCAGGAAACAGGCTTGCAATTAAAGCAGATAAACAATTGGTTCATCAATCAAAGGAAAAGGAATTGGCATGCTAACTCTTCATCCTCTAGTAACTCCAAAACCAAGCGCAAGAG TGCAGGCGATACCAGTAATCAGAGCTTCATGTGA
- the LOC127073444 gene encoding uncharacterized protein LOC127073444, whose amino-acid sequence MWKTKKVTCSVTLLTDWVFQHFPRIFSWVSVETYIEDMPRATVFYPLRGNQVTESFKVYLDYLVSEDMHFNNYVDHRQMQSFDEIVLYSRWLAYGSHITAPHLPERVMRRFGYTHIIPRHHVVYAHSTLTCRQIDDMFDDYDSLLIPKEAHNIIAVNDWSYVEGYIRWFSRVSNLYMVHAAPGDPHRSAHQEIPKEEKTQLNHVKDVFPRCCRIIEIAHACIDRAIFSDGSDLRQVLDAIMTKAYGTLI is encoded by the exons ATGTGGAAGACGAAGAAGGTCACATGCAGCGTCACACTACTGACA GATTGGGTCTTCCAACACTTCCCACGCATCTTCAGTTGGGTGAGCGTTGAGACTTACATTGAGGATATGCCGCGTGCTACTGTTTTTTACCCGCTCAGAGGGAACCAAGTGACTGAGTCTTTCAAAGTGTATCTTGATTATTTGGTTTCCGAGGACATGCACTTCAACAACTATGTCGATCACCGTCAAATGCAATCATTTGACGAGATAGTGTTATACTCTAGATGGTTGGCCTACGGATCACATATCACTGCTCCTCATCTTCCCGAGCGCGTCATGCGGAGGTTTGGATACACTCATATCATTCCCAGACACCATGTTGTCTATGCTCATTCTACTTTGACATGTAGACAGATAGAtgacatgtttgatgattatgatAGTCTTCTAATACCGAAAGAGGCACATAATATCATAGCCGTGAACGACTGGAGCTACGTCGAAGGGTATATAAGATGGTTTTCCAGGGTGTCAAATCTATACATGGTGCATGCTGCTCCAGGAGACCCACATAGGTCAGCTCATCAAGAGATACCAAAGGAGGAGAAGACACAATTAAATCATGTTAAGGATGTCTTTCCTAGATGTTGTCGTATTATAGAGATTGCGCATGCATGCATTGACAGAGCTATCTTCTCTGATGGGTCTGATCTAAGGCAGGTCCTAGATGCCATCATGACGAAGGCATATGGGACATTGATTTAG